In Virgibacillus sp. NKC19-16, a single genomic region encodes these proteins:
- a CDS encoding TasA family protein yields the protein MNIKNRIMLCVATAVLGLGLIGGGTYAYFNDTEPTQKTFATGVLDLGLNKETIIDIKDIIPGDTVDGKFELTNDGTVGMSEVILHSSYDVVDNNKSNDGDDLGDHIRVEFLDRTKEEGAVISEVLLSELTDNPVKVLDEFPADSKPEQFSVQFKFVDNDGSQNHFQGDELKLTWEFVAEQREGRSNSN from the coding sequence ATGAACATTAAAAACAGAATTATGTTGTGTGTTGCAACTGCTGTGCTGGGTTTGGGGTTAATAGGTGGAGGAACCTATGCCTATTTTAATGATACAGAGCCTACACAAAAAACCTTTGCAACAGGAGTACTTGACTTAGGTTTGAACAAGGAAACCATCATTGACATTAAAGATATCATTCCAGGGGATACGGTTGACGGGAAATTTGAACTTACGAATGATGGCACGGTGGGTATGAGCGAGGTTATTTTACACTCATCCTATGATGTTGTTGATAACAATAAGTCAAATGATGGTGACGACTTGGGTGATCATATTCGCGTGGAGTTTTTAGACCGAACGAAGGAGGAGGGAGCAGTAATTTCCGAAGTACTGCTTTCTGAGTTAACAGATAATCCTGTGAAGGTATTAGATGAATTCCCAGCTGACAGTAAACCAGAGCAATTCTCCGTACAGTTTAAGTTTGTAGATAATGATGGAAGTCAAAATCATTTTCAGGGTGATGAGCTGAAGTTGACTTGGGAATTTGTGGCTGAGCAAAGGGAAGGTAGATCAAACTCTAACTAA
- a CDS encoding TasA family protein produces MGIKKKLGMGVATAVLGLGLIGGGTFAYFSDTAEATGDFAAGTLDLSANPTTIIEVENMKPGDWMTRSFELTNGGSLDIAEINLATDYTVSGEEDNLGVDFGDHIQVNFLWNEDKVDGVIYSATLSELKDMSPDVIEGNILSPWLGERGGQLEAGSSDKLYVQFEFVDNKKDQNIFQGDSLELEWTFEGMQGEGERK; encoded by the coding sequence ATGGGTATTAAGAAAAAACTGGGAATGGGTGTAGCAACAGCAGTATTAGGATTGGGATTAATCGGTGGAGGTACGTTTGCTTATTTTAGTGATACAGCAGAAGCAACAGGTGACTTTGCAGCAGGTACACTGGATTTAAGTGCTAATCCTACAACGATTATTGAAGTGGAGAATATGAAGCCTGGAGATTGGATGACACGTTCTTTTGAACTGACTAATGGCGGGTCATTAGATATTGCTGAAATTAATTTGGCAACAGATTATACCGTATCAGGTGAAGAAGATAATCTTGGTGTAGACTTTGGAGATCATATTCAAGTTAACTTCTTGTGGAATGAAGACAAGGTGGATGGTGTGATCTATAGTGCGACCCTATCAGAACTTAAGGATATGAGTCCTGATGTAATCGAAGGGAACATTTTATCTCCTTGGTTAGGTGAAAGAGGAGGACAACTTGAAGCAGGGTCTTCAGATAAACTATATGTTCAGTTCGAATTCGTTGATAACAAAAAAGATCAAAACATTTTCCAAGGTGATTCGTTGGAACTTGAGTGGACATTTGAAGGAATGCAGGGAGAAGGCGAAAGAAAATAA
- a CDS encoding class D sortase produces MKKFSILLIAVGIVFLGFGGYELLQSQQAQNDSLVEAKTLLDESKTIENNKTNNNTAPDDFKPSPGETAGILHIPKLESDLPIVEGTHEDELAKGVGHYSGTAYPQQDDQIVLSGHRDTVFRRMGELELGDILTVQLPYGDFSYEIVETQIVDADDRSIIVPTGEEVLTLTTCYPFSYVGNAPDRYIITAVPIAENN; encoded by the coding sequence ATGAAGAAGTTTTCTATCCTGTTGATTGCTGTTGGCATAGTGTTCCTTGGCTTTGGAGGGTATGAATTGCTGCAGTCGCAACAAGCGCAGAATGACAGTCTTGTGGAGGCTAAAACACTGTTAGATGAGAGCAAAACAATTGAAAACAATAAAACGAATAACAATACGGCTCCTGACGACTTCAAACCATCTCCAGGTGAAACGGCGGGAATCTTGCATATTCCTAAACTCGAGTCTGATCTTCCTATTGTAGAAGGAACGCATGAGGATGAACTGGCAAAAGGTGTAGGACATTACAGTGGGACTGCTTACCCTCAGCAGGACGATCAAATTGTGCTTTCAGGCCATCGTGATACTGTATTTCGTCGTATGGGTGAACTCGAACTTGGGGATATTTTAACGGTTCAATTACCTTATGGAGATTTTTCCTATGAAATCGTAGAGACACAAATTGTGGATGCAGATGATCGTTCCATTATTGTTCCAACAGGGGAAGAAGTTCTAACACTTACCACATGTTATCCTTTTTCATATGTTGGAAATGCACCTGATCGCTACATTATTACCGCGGTACCGATTGCAGAAAATAACTAA
- a CDS encoding LCP family glycopolymer transferase: protein MSSRLNKRQNKKRRKWPYWVGGIILAFLLAVGGFAFYVYDQVGDTVATMHDPLERDNNPERQEEINRLFNDSDSLNILLLGVDEREGDSGRSDTMILMSLNPRTNSMDMLSIPRDTYVNIPGRGMDKINHAYAFGGVELAVQSVEEAFDLPVHFYASVNMEGFEQGIDALGGVTVTNNLAFSQGGTNFPEGEIRLNGAEALDYIRMRKEDPRGDMGRNERQRNVVTAAIDEAASFSSITKVGEILGILGGNVKTDLDMDQMQTLFSDYRGVRNDIQTLELDGSGQTINGIWYYVVPDSEFNRISNEIREHMEAS, encoded by the coding sequence GTGAGTTCAAGACTAAATAAAAGACAAAATAAAAAAAGACGCAAATGGCCATATTGGGTCGGGGGGATTATTCTTGCTTTCCTTTTAGCTGTCGGTGGTTTCGCTTTCTATGTATACGATCAGGTTGGTGACACTGTTGCGACAATGCATGATCCATTAGAACGAGACAACAATCCCGAGCGTCAGGAAGAGATAAATAGACTCTTTAATGATAGTGATTCTCTTAATATTCTATTACTCGGGGTGGATGAACGCGAAGGTGACAGTGGGCGCTCTGATACCATGATTTTGATGTCGTTAAATCCAAGAACAAATTCCATGGACATGTTAAGTATTCCTCGGGATACGTATGTTAATATTCCCGGTCGTGGAATGGACAAGATTAACCATGCTTATGCATTCGGTGGCGTAGAATTAGCTGTTCAATCGGTGGAGGAAGCTTTCGATTTACCTGTGCATTTTTATGCGAGTGTGAATATGGAGGGATTTGAACAAGGAATCGATGCGCTTGGTGGTGTAACTGTTACAAACAATCTAGCATTCTCACAAGGAGGAACTAATTTTCCTGAAGGGGAAATTCGTCTGAATGGAGCCGAGGCATTAGATTATATCCGTATGCGAAAAGAGGACCCCCGTGGTGATATGGGGCGTAATGAACGCCAAAGAAATGTTGTGACAGCTGCAATAGATGAAGCAGCAAGTTTCTCAAGTATCACAAAAGTAGGCGAGATTCTTGGTATTCTTGGTGGCAATGTAAAGACGGATCTTGATATGGATCAAATGCAGACATTATTTAGCGATTACCGTGGCGTGCGTAATGATATACAGACACTAGAACTAGATGGAAGTGGGCAAACGATTAATGGCATTTGGTATTATGTCGTACCTGATTCGGAATTCAATCGAATATCAAATGAGATTAGAGAGCATATGGAAGCAAGCTAA